One window from the genome of Oncorhynchus gorbuscha isolate QuinsamMale2020 ecotype Even-year linkage group LG14, OgorEven_v1.0, whole genome shotgun sequence encodes:
- the LOC123994983 gene encoding zinc finger protein 239-like, which yields MSSLNYSPPVKGEVCWTEKEALGLNIVVKEEKEEEDVTVKQEVEGEAVTVKDEENTFRVKEEDDDVTVKEEKYAFRVKEDLDVIVKEEKKEDEVFEVKKEGEITVTLKDEEVGIDLINTRERRDYCGSSGEPQHHDAEEGEKSLSRSEHLKKHQQRPTGKKSHCCSDCGKIFNSSSDLKMHQRIHTGEKPYSCDQCGNSFTQLGSLIVHRRGHTGEKPFTCDQCGKSFTTSSSRTTHQRTHTGEKPYGCDQCGKSFTHLNSMIVHQWGHTGEKPYTCDQCGKSFTTSNYLTVHQRTHTGEKPFGCDHCGKSFIRLQSLKSHQRIHTGEKPFGCDQCGKRYYDKRSLIKHQKIHGVVS from the exons ATGAGCTCACTAAACTACTCCCCTCCTGTTAAAGgagaggtctgctggacggagaaagaagctctggggctgaacattgtcgtgaaagaggagaaggaagaggaagatgtcacagtaaaacaagaagtagagggtgaggctgtCACAGTGAAAGATGAGGAAAACACGTTCAGAGTGAAAGAAGAGGATGACGATGTTACTGTGAAAGAAGAGAAATACGcattcagagtgaaagaggattTGGATGTAATTGTGAAAGAAGAGAAAAAGGAGGATGAAGTTTTTGAAGTAAAGAAGGAAGGGGAGATTACTGTCACATTAAAAGATGAAGAGGTGGGGAtagatctgattaacacca gagagagacgggactactgtggatcctctggggagcctcaacatcATGAtgctgaagagggagagaagagtctctccagatcagaacacctcaaGAAACACCAGCAGAGACCCACAGGGAAGAAATCTcattgctgctctgactgtgggaaaatATTCAACAGTTCATCAGACCTTAAAATGCATCAAAGaattcacactggagagaaaccttacagctgtgatcaatgtgggaataGTTTTACTCAGCTAGGCAGCCTGATAGTACACCGGCGgggacacacaggagagaaaccttttacctgtgatcaatgtgggaagagttttactacatctagcTCTCGAActacacaccagagaacacacactggagagaaaccttatggctgtgatcaatgtgggaagagttttactcatcTAAACAGCATGATAGTACACCAGTGgggacacacaggagagaaaccttatacctgtgatcaatgtgggaagagttttactacatctaactatctaactgtacaccagagaacacacacaggagagaaaccttttggCTGTGAtcactgtgggaagagttttattcGGCTACAATCCCTGAaatcacaccagagaatacacactggaGAAAAACCTTttggctgtgatcaatgtgggaagagatactatgataaaagatctctgattaaacatcagaaaatacatggAGTTGTTTCATGA